The Deltaproteobacteria bacterium genome includes the window TCCGTTGATAAGGAATCTTCTCCGTTCCGAAGGAGTCCACGTGGACCGAGACCGGCTGGGCCACACCGATGGCATAGGCAAGCTGTACCTCGCACTTGTCGGCGATCCCCGCAGCCACGACGTTCTTGGCGATATACCGGGCCATGTAGGCACCGGAGCGATCGACTTTGGTCGGGTCCTTGCCGGAGAAACAGCCGCCGCCGTGGCTTCCCACGCCGCCATAGGTGTCGACGATGATCTTCCGCCCGGTAAGGCCGCAATCCCCCATGGGGCCGCCCACGACGAAGCGTCCCGTGGGATTGATATGATAGATCACCTTCTCTTCGTCCAGGAGGTTCGCCGGGATGACCGGCTTGACGACCTGCTCAATCAGGTCCTCACGGATCTGCCTGAGGGTTACGTCGGGACTGTGCTGGGTAGAAAGGACAATCGTATGAACCCGTTTCGGGGTACCGTTCTCGTACTCAATGGTTACCTGCGACTTACCGTCGGGCCGGAGGTAATCCAGAACGTCCTCCTTCCGGACATCGGAGAGCCGCTGCGTCAGTTTGTGGGCCAAGCTGATCGGAAGCGGCATCAACTCCTTCGTCTCGTTCGTGGCATACCCGAACATGAGACCCTGGTCCCCGGCCCCCTGTTCCTCATGCAGCCCAATCCCCTCGCTCACCCCCTGGGAAATGTCGGGCGACTGCTCGTCGATGGAGGTGATGACGGCGCAGGTCTCATAATCAAAGCCGTATTTGGCGCGGGTATAGCCCAACCCCTTGATCGTCTTGCGCACGACTCTTGGAATGTCGACGTAACAGTCCGTCGTGATCTCGCCGGAGACCATGGCCAGTCCCGTCGTCACCAACGTCTCGCAGGCAACACGGCCGTTCGGATCCCGATTCAGAATCTCATCGAGAATGGAATCGGAGATCTGGTCAGCTACCTTGTCGGGGTGACCCTCCGTTACCGACTCCGAGGTGAATAGATATTTTTCCGGCATGGATCCTTCCTTTCTCCAGGGTTTGAAACGATTAGAACTTCAGTAACGAATATACAGGATAACCATTGAGCTTCTCCCGCCCCTTCAGGAATTCCAGTTCTACCAGAAAGGCACATTCCACGATATTTCCATCCAGCTGCTTTACCAGATCAATGGAGGCCCTGACCGTCCCCCCCGTCGCGATCAGGTCATCGGCGATGAGGACATTCTGACCCGGAGAAATCGCATCTTCATGAATCTCCAACTGGTCCGTGCCGTACTCCAACTCGTAGATCGTCTTGTGCGTCTTGTAGGGAAGCTTTCCCGGTTTCCGGACCAGGATCACCCCGGCACCGAGACGGTAGGCCAACGCCGCCCCGATCACAAATCCTCGGGACTCGATCCCGACGACAAGATCAATATCCCGATCCATATAGCGGTTTGCAAGGGTATCGATGGCGCGGGCGAAAGCCCGTTTATCGGACAACAGGGTCGTGATGTCCTTAAAGATGATCCCCTTCTTGGGAAAGTCGGGGACATCCCGGATCAGTTTTTTGAGTCGTTCCATGAAAAGCTCCTATCTTTTAAAAAGTCCTATTCGTAAAGTGGCCTGTCTGCGTGCGGAGACACGCACAGGCAAGCATTTGAGGGCGGCAGGGCAGCCCCCCCGGTGCGTCACAGTATTTACGAACAAGACGACCCCTTACAGAATCTCGTCTAAAATCAGAGATTCCCTGGTGATAATATAGCGGAGTTTCTTGA containing:
- a CDS encoding methionine adenosyltransferase; its protein translation is MPEKYLFTSESVTEGHPDKVADQISDSILDEILNRDPNGRVACETLVTTGLAMVSGEITTDCYVDIPRVVRKTIKGLGYTRAKYGFDYETCAVITSIDEQSPDISQGVSEGIGLHEEQGAGDQGLMFGYATNETKELMPLPISLAHKLTQRLSDVRKEDVLDYLRPDGKSQVTIEYENGTPKRVHTIVLSTQHSPDVTLRQIREDLIEQVVKPVIPANLLDEEKVIYHINPTGRFVVGGPMGDCGLTGRKIIVDTYGGVGSHGGGCFSGKDPTKVDRSGAYMARYIAKNVVAAGIADKCEVQLAYAIGVAQPVSVHVDSFGTEKIPYQRIIEIIREIFDMRPAAIIKKLDLKRPIYRATAAYGHFGRSPEGIHWKKGPGFTWEKTDMAEELKSAAGL
- a CDS encoding adenine phosphoribosyltransferase, coding for MERLKKLIRDVPDFPKKGIIFKDITTLLSDKRAFARAIDTLANRYMDRDIDLVVGIESRGFVIGAALAYRLGAGVILVRKPGKLPYKTHKTIYELEYGTDQLEIHEDAISPGQNVLIADDLIATGGTVRASIDLVKQLDGNIVECAFLVELEFLKGREKLNGYPVYSLLKF